In one Gossypium hirsutum isolate 1008001.06 chromosome D09, Gossypium_hirsutum_v2.1, whole genome shotgun sequence genomic region, the following are encoded:
- the LOC107891417 gene encoding NAD(H) kinase 1 isoform X2, translating to MSPSKLDSTDSFGHEEASVSCSKPENGCVDSLSIFHSEKAVEELLQQTPVAGMDEHLIEFSEALRTVAKALRRAAEGKASAQAEAAEWKWRYELERTRNIQMEQKGNNNCEMLRHWWIRSSLDNAMDMLRIMLPCLFFWEVGKEQNKRIAEARMAEQFSAEKNGDLDCERVKNSDNQSMLQNESNEHSETGCMKHGIWSHEVLRDRESDSNSNADRNKIMRKASFKLSWWCNGENGDQHKHDIVSFERGNITTAERSSKQISLKWESDPQTVLILTKPNSVSVRILCVQMVRWLRERKKLNVYVEPRVKVELLAESSNFSYVQTWKDDSEISHLHMKVDLVITLGGDGTVLWAASMFKGPVPPIVPFSLGSLGFMTPFHSEHFKDCLDSVLRGPISITLRHRLLCRVVRDAAKNEYETEEPFLVLNEVTIDRGISSYLTNLECYCDNSFVTCVQGDGLILSTTSGSTAYSLAAGGSMVHPQVPGILFTPICPHSLSFRPLILPEHVTVRIMVPFNSRSPAWASFDGKDRKLLAAGDALLCSMAPWPVPTACQVDSTNDFLRSIHDGLHWNLRKTQSFDGPRDRDL from the exons GATTCCTTTGGACATGAGGAGGCAAGTGTTTCGTGCTCAAAGCCAGAGAATGGTTGTGTTGATTCACTTTCTATTTTCCATTCCGAGAAGGCAGTGGAAGAACTTCTTCAACAAACTCCTGTTGCAGGAATGGATGAACATCTTATAGAGTTCTCAGAAGCTTTGAGAA CTGTTGCGAAGGCATTAAGACGAGCTGCTGAAGGAAAGGCTTCTGCACAAGCTGAGGCTGCTGAATGGAAATGGAGATATGAGCTGGAGAGAACCAGGAATATTCAGATGGAGCAAAAAG GCAACAATAACTGTGAAATGCTACGACATTGGTGGATTCGATCTTCTCTAGATAATGCAATGGACATGTTAAGAATTATGCTTCCATGTCTTTTCTTCTGGGAGGTTGGGAAAGAACAAAATAAGAGAATAGCAGAAG CTCGCATGGCAGAGCAGTTCTCTGCAGAGAAAAATGGTGATCTTGATTGCGAGAGGGTAAAAAACTCCGACAACCAATCAATGCTGCAGAATGAATCAAATGAGCATTCTGAGACAGGCTGCATGAAGCATGGGATTTGGTCGCATGAGGTTCTTCGTGACAGAGAATCAGATTCAAATTCCAATGCAGATCGTAATAAGATTATGAGAAAG GCATCTTTTAAACTTTCATGGTGGTGCAATGGTGAGAATGGTGATCAGCACAAACATGACATTGTCTCTTTTGAAAGAGGGAATATTACAACGGCAGAACGCAGTAGTAAACAG ATTTCTCTGAAGTGGGAATCTGACCCGCAGACTGTGCTTATTTTGACAAAACCAAATTCGGTTTCTGTTCGGATTCTTTGTGTACAAATGGTCAG ATGGTTGAGAGAGAGGAAAAAGTTAAATGTTTATGTTGAACCACGTGTGAAGGTTGAACTTCTAGCAGAGTCATCCAACTTCAGCTATGTACAAACATGGAAAGATG ACAGTGAAATTTCACACCTACACATGAAAGTTGATCTGGTGATAACTCTTGGTGGCGATGGAACCGTTCTATGG GCAGCATCAATGTTCAAGGGACCTGTTCCTCCAATTGTTCCATTTTCATTAGGTTCTTTGGGCTTTATGACTCCTTTTC ATAGTGAACATTTCAAAGATTGCCTTGATTCGGTCTTGAGGGGACCCATCAGTATAACGTTACGGCACCGCTTGCTATGCCGTGTTGTTAGAGATGCTGCTAAAAATGAGTACGAAACAGAAGAACCTTTTCTTGTTCTAAATGAGGTTACAATTGACCGTGGAATATCATCATACCTCACGAACCTGGAATGCTATTGCGACAATTCCTTTGTTACATGTGTGCAAGGGGATGGTTTAATTTTATCAACTACATCTGGTAGCACTGCATATTCATTGGCAGCTGGAGGATCAATGGTCCACCCACAG GTCCCTGGTATCTTGTTCACACCAATCTGTCCTCATTCATTATCCTTTCGACCCCTGATATTGCCTGAGCATGTAACAGTCCGGATTATGGTGCCGTTCAATAGCAGAAGTCCGGCTTGGGCATCATTCGATGGAAAGGACAGGAAACTGTTGGCTGCTGGGGATGCTCTTCTGTGCAGCATGGCACCTTGGCCTGTGCCTACAGCTTGTCAAGTTGATTCTACTAATGACTTTTTACGCAGTATCCATGACGGCCTCCATTGGAATCTGAGAAAGACGCAGTCATTTGATGGCCCTCGGGATCGGGATCTATAA
- the LOC107891417 gene encoding NAD(H) kinase 1 isoform X7, with translation MSPSKLDSTDSFGHEEASVSCSKPENGCVDSLSIFHSEKAVEELLQQTPVAGMDEHLIEFSEALRTVAKALRRAAEGKASAQAEAAEWKWRYELERTRNIQMEQKARMAEQFSAEKNGDLDCERVKNSDNQSMLQNESNEHSETGCMKHGIWSHEVLRDRESDSNSNADRNKIMRKASFKLSWWCNGENGDQHKHDIVSFERGNITTAERSSKQISLKWESDPQTVLILTKPNSVSVRILCVQMVRWLRERKKLNVYVEPRVKVELLAESSNFSYVQTWKDDSEISHLHMKVDLVITLGGDGTVLWAASMFKGPVPPIVPFSLDSEHFKDCLDSVLRGPISITLRHRLLCRVVRDAAKNEYETEEPFLVLNEVTIDRGISSYLTNLECYCDNSFVTCVQGDGLILSTTSGSTAYSLAAGGSMVHPQVPGILFTPICPHSLSFRPLILPEHVTVRIMVPFNSRSPAWASFDGKDRKLLAAGDALLCSMAPWPVPTACQVDSTNDFLRSIHDGLHWNLRKTQSFDGPRDRDL, from the exons GATTCCTTTGGACATGAGGAGGCAAGTGTTTCGTGCTCAAAGCCAGAGAATGGTTGTGTTGATTCACTTTCTATTTTCCATTCCGAGAAGGCAGTGGAAGAACTTCTTCAACAAACTCCTGTTGCAGGAATGGATGAACATCTTATAGAGTTCTCAGAAGCTTTGAGAA CTGTTGCGAAGGCATTAAGACGAGCTGCTGAAGGAAAGGCTTCTGCACAAGCTGAGGCTGCTGAATGGAAATGGAGATATGAGCTGGAGAGAACCAGGAATATTCAGATGGAGCAAAAAG CTCGCATGGCAGAGCAGTTCTCTGCAGAGAAAAATGGTGATCTTGATTGCGAGAGGGTAAAAAACTCCGACAACCAATCAATGCTGCAGAATGAATCAAATGAGCATTCTGAGACAGGCTGCATGAAGCATGGGATTTGGTCGCATGAGGTTCTTCGTGACAGAGAATCAGATTCAAATTCCAATGCAGATCGTAATAAGATTATGAGAAAG GCATCTTTTAAACTTTCATGGTGGTGCAATGGTGAGAATGGTGATCAGCACAAACATGACATTGTCTCTTTTGAAAGAGGGAATATTACAACGGCAGAACGCAGTAGTAAACAG ATTTCTCTGAAGTGGGAATCTGACCCGCAGACTGTGCTTATTTTGACAAAACCAAATTCGGTTTCTGTTCGGATTCTTTGTGTACAAATGGTCAG ATGGTTGAGAGAGAGGAAAAAGTTAAATGTTTATGTTGAACCACGTGTGAAGGTTGAACTTCTAGCAGAGTCATCCAACTTCAGCTATGTACAAACATGGAAAGATG ACAGTGAAATTTCACACCTACACATGAAAGTTGATCTGGTGATAACTCTTGGTGGCGATGGAACCGTTCTATGG GCAGCATCAATGTTCAAGGGACCTGTTCCTCCAATTGTTCCATTTTCATTAG ATAGTGAACATTTCAAAGATTGCCTTGATTCGGTCTTGAGGGGACCCATCAGTATAACGTTACGGCACCGCTTGCTATGCCGTGTTGTTAGAGATGCTGCTAAAAATGAGTACGAAACAGAAGAACCTTTTCTTGTTCTAAATGAGGTTACAATTGACCGTGGAATATCATCATACCTCACGAACCTGGAATGCTATTGCGACAATTCCTTTGTTACATGTGTGCAAGGGGATGGTTTAATTTTATCAACTACATCTGGTAGCACTGCATATTCATTGGCAGCTGGAGGATCAATGGTCCACCCACAG GTCCCTGGTATCTTGTTCACACCAATCTGTCCTCATTCATTATCCTTTCGACCCCTGATATTGCCTGAGCATGTAACAGTCCGGATTATGGTGCCGTTCAATAGCAGAAGTCCGGCTTGGGCATCATTCGATGGAAAGGACAGGAAACTGTTGGCTGCTGGGGATGCTCTTCTGTGCAGCATGGCACCTTGGCCTGTGCCTACAGCTTGTCAAGTTGATTCTACTAATGACTTTTTACGCAGTATCCATGACGGCCTCCATTGGAATCTGAGAAAGACGCAGTCATTTGATGGCCCTCGGGATCGGGATCTATAA
- the LOC107891417 gene encoding NAD(H) kinase 1 isoform X4, protein MSPSKLDSTDSFGHEEASVSCSKPENGCVDSLSIFHSEKAVEELLQQTPVAGMDEHLIEFSEALRTVAKALRRAAEGKASAQAEAAEWKWRYELERTRNIQMEQKGNNNCEMLRHWWIRSSLDNAMDMLRIMLPCLFFWEVGKEQNKRIAEARMAEQFSAEKNGDLDCERVKNSDNQSMLQNESNEHSETGCMKHGIWSHEVLRDRESDSNSNADRNKIMRKASFKLSWWCNGENGDQHKHDIVSFERGNITTAERSSKQISLKWESDPQTVLILTKPNSVSVRILCVQMVRWLRERKKLNVYVEPRVKVELLAESSNFSYVQTWKDDSEISHLHMKVDLVITLGGDGTVLWAASMFKGPVPPIVPFSLDSEHFKDCLDSVLRGPISITLRHRLLCRVVRDAAKNEYETEEPFLVLNEVTIDRGISSYLTNLECYCDNSFVTCVQGDGLILSTTSGSTAYSLAAGGSMVHPQVPGILFTPICPHSLSFRPLILPEHVTVRIMVPFNSRSPAWASFDGKDRKLLAAGDALLCSMAPWPVPTACQVDSTNDFLRSIHDGLHWNLRKTQSFDGPRDRDL, encoded by the exons GATTCCTTTGGACATGAGGAGGCAAGTGTTTCGTGCTCAAAGCCAGAGAATGGTTGTGTTGATTCACTTTCTATTTTCCATTCCGAGAAGGCAGTGGAAGAACTTCTTCAACAAACTCCTGTTGCAGGAATGGATGAACATCTTATAGAGTTCTCAGAAGCTTTGAGAA CTGTTGCGAAGGCATTAAGACGAGCTGCTGAAGGAAAGGCTTCTGCACAAGCTGAGGCTGCTGAATGGAAATGGAGATATGAGCTGGAGAGAACCAGGAATATTCAGATGGAGCAAAAAG GCAACAATAACTGTGAAATGCTACGACATTGGTGGATTCGATCTTCTCTAGATAATGCAATGGACATGTTAAGAATTATGCTTCCATGTCTTTTCTTCTGGGAGGTTGGGAAAGAACAAAATAAGAGAATAGCAGAAG CTCGCATGGCAGAGCAGTTCTCTGCAGAGAAAAATGGTGATCTTGATTGCGAGAGGGTAAAAAACTCCGACAACCAATCAATGCTGCAGAATGAATCAAATGAGCATTCTGAGACAGGCTGCATGAAGCATGGGATTTGGTCGCATGAGGTTCTTCGTGACAGAGAATCAGATTCAAATTCCAATGCAGATCGTAATAAGATTATGAGAAAG GCATCTTTTAAACTTTCATGGTGGTGCAATGGTGAGAATGGTGATCAGCACAAACATGACATTGTCTCTTTTGAAAGAGGGAATATTACAACGGCAGAACGCAGTAGTAAACAG ATTTCTCTGAAGTGGGAATCTGACCCGCAGACTGTGCTTATTTTGACAAAACCAAATTCGGTTTCTGTTCGGATTCTTTGTGTACAAATGGTCAG ATGGTTGAGAGAGAGGAAAAAGTTAAATGTTTATGTTGAACCACGTGTGAAGGTTGAACTTCTAGCAGAGTCATCCAACTTCAGCTATGTACAAACATGGAAAGATG ACAGTGAAATTTCACACCTACACATGAAAGTTGATCTGGTGATAACTCTTGGTGGCGATGGAACCGTTCTATGG GCAGCATCAATGTTCAAGGGACCTGTTCCTCCAATTGTTCCATTTTCATTAG ATAGTGAACATTTCAAAGATTGCCTTGATTCGGTCTTGAGGGGACCCATCAGTATAACGTTACGGCACCGCTTGCTATGCCGTGTTGTTAGAGATGCTGCTAAAAATGAGTACGAAACAGAAGAACCTTTTCTTGTTCTAAATGAGGTTACAATTGACCGTGGAATATCATCATACCTCACGAACCTGGAATGCTATTGCGACAATTCCTTTGTTACATGTGTGCAAGGGGATGGTTTAATTTTATCAACTACATCTGGTAGCACTGCATATTCATTGGCAGCTGGAGGATCAATGGTCCACCCACAG GTCCCTGGTATCTTGTTCACACCAATCTGTCCTCATTCATTATCCTTTCGACCCCTGATATTGCCTGAGCATGTAACAGTCCGGATTATGGTGCCGTTCAATAGCAGAAGTCCGGCTTGGGCATCATTCGATGGAAAGGACAGGAAACTGTTGGCTGCTGGGGATGCTCTTCTGTGCAGCATGGCACCTTGGCCTGTGCCTACAGCTTGTCAAGTTGATTCTACTAATGACTTTTTACGCAGTATCCATGACGGCCTCCATTGGAATCTGAGAAAGACGCAGTCATTTGATGGCCCTCGGGATCGGGATCTATAA
- the LOC107891417 gene encoding NAD(H) kinase 1 isoform X1, with protein MSPSKLDSTDSFGHEEASVSCSKPENGCVDSLSIFHSEKAVEELLQQTPVAGMDEHLIEFSEALRTVAKALRRAAEGKASAQAEAAEWKWRYELERTRNIQMEQKVSGNNNCEMLRHWWIRSSLDNAMDMLRIMLPCLFFWEVGKEQNKRIAEARMAEQFSAEKNGDLDCERVKNSDNQSMLQNESNEHSETGCMKHGIWSHEVLRDRESDSNSNADRNKIMRKASFKLSWWCNGENGDQHKHDIVSFERGNITTAERSSKQISLKWESDPQTVLILTKPNSVSVRILCVQMVRWLRERKKLNVYVEPRVKVELLAESSNFSYVQTWKDDSEISHLHMKVDLVITLGGDGTVLWAASMFKGPVPPIVPFSLGSLGFMTPFHSEHFKDCLDSVLRGPISITLRHRLLCRVVRDAAKNEYETEEPFLVLNEVTIDRGISSYLTNLECYCDNSFVTCVQGDGLILSTTSGSTAYSLAAGGSMVHPQVPGILFTPICPHSLSFRPLILPEHVTVRIMVPFNSRSPAWASFDGKDRKLLAAGDALLCSMAPWPVPTACQVDSTNDFLRSIHDGLHWNLRKTQSFDGPRDRDL; from the exons GATTCCTTTGGACATGAGGAGGCAAGTGTTTCGTGCTCAAAGCCAGAGAATGGTTGTGTTGATTCACTTTCTATTTTCCATTCCGAGAAGGCAGTGGAAGAACTTCTTCAACAAACTCCTGTTGCAGGAATGGATGAACATCTTATAGAGTTCTCAGAAGCTTTGAGAA CTGTTGCGAAGGCATTAAGACGAGCTGCTGAAGGAAAGGCTTCTGCACAAGCTGAGGCTGCTGAATGGAAATGGAGATATGAGCTGGAGAGAACCAGGAATATTCAGATGGAGCAAAAAG TATCAGGCAACAATAACTGTGAAATGCTACGACATTGGTGGATTCGATCTTCTCTAGATAATGCAATGGACATGTTAAGAATTATGCTTCCATGTCTTTTCTTCTGGGAGGTTGGGAAAGAACAAAATAAGAGAATAGCAGAAG CTCGCATGGCAGAGCAGTTCTCTGCAGAGAAAAATGGTGATCTTGATTGCGAGAGGGTAAAAAACTCCGACAACCAATCAATGCTGCAGAATGAATCAAATGAGCATTCTGAGACAGGCTGCATGAAGCATGGGATTTGGTCGCATGAGGTTCTTCGTGACAGAGAATCAGATTCAAATTCCAATGCAGATCGTAATAAGATTATGAGAAAG GCATCTTTTAAACTTTCATGGTGGTGCAATGGTGAGAATGGTGATCAGCACAAACATGACATTGTCTCTTTTGAAAGAGGGAATATTACAACGGCAGAACGCAGTAGTAAACAG ATTTCTCTGAAGTGGGAATCTGACCCGCAGACTGTGCTTATTTTGACAAAACCAAATTCGGTTTCTGTTCGGATTCTTTGTGTACAAATGGTCAG ATGGTTGAGAGAGAGGAAAAAGTTAAATGTTTATGTTGAACCACGTGTGAAGGTTGAACTTCTAGCAGAGTCATCCAACTTCAGCTATGTACAAACATGGAAAGATG ACAGTGAAATTTCACACCTACACATGAAAGTTGATCTGGTGATAACTCTTGGTGGCGATGGAACCGTTCTATGG GCAGCATCAATGTTCAAGGGACCTGTTCCTCCAATTGTTCCATTTTCATTAGGTTCTTTGGGCTTTATGACTCCTTTTC ATAGTGAACATTTCAAAGATTGCCTTGATTCGGTCTTGAGGGGACCCATCAGTATAACGTTACGGCACCGCTTGCTATGCCGTGTTGTTAGAGATGCTGCTAAAAATGAGTACGAAACAGAAGAACCTTTTCTTGTTCTAAATGAGGTTACAATTGACCGTGGAATATCATCATACCTCACGAACCTGGAATGCTATTGCGACAATTCCTTTGTTACATGTGTGCAAGGGGATGGTTTAATTTTATCAACTACATCTGGTAGCACTGCATATTCATTGGCAGCTGGAGGATCAATGGTCCACCCACAG GTCCCTGGTATCTTGTTCACACCAATCTGTCCTCATTCATTATCCTTTCGACCCCTGATATTGCCTGAGCATGTAACAGTCCGGATTATGGTGCCGTTCAATAGCAGAAGTCCGGCTTGGGCATCATTCGATGGAAAGGACAGGAAACTGTTGGCTGCTGGGGATGCTCTTCTGTGCAGCATGGCACCTTGGCCTGTGCCTACAGCTTGTCAAGTTGATTCTACTAATGACTTTTTACGCAGTATCCATGACGGCCTCCATTGGAATCTGAGAAAGACGCAGTCATTTGATGGCCCTCGGGATCGGGATCTATAA
- the LOC107891417 gene encoding NAD(H) kinase 1 isoform X3 yields the protein MSPSKLDSTDSFGHEEASVSCSKPENGCVDSLSIFHSEKAVEELLQQTPVAGMDEHLIEFSEALRTVAKALRRAAEGKASAQAEAAEWKWRYELERTRNIQMEQKVSGNNNCEMLRHWWIRSSLDNAMDMLRIMLPCLFFWEVGKEQNKRIAEARMAEQFSAEKNGDLDCERVKNSDNQSMLQNESNEHSETGCMKHGIWSHEVLRDRESDSNSNADRNKIMRKASFKLSWWCNGENGDQHKHDIVSFERGNITTAERSSKQISLKWESDPQTVLILTKPNSVSVRILCVQMVRWLRERKKLNVYVEPRVKVELLAESSNFSYVQTWKDDSEISHLHMKVDLVITLGGDGTVLWAASMFKGPVPPIVPFSLDSEHFKDCLDSVLRGPISITLRHRLLCRVVRDAAKNEYETEEPFLVLNEVTIDRGISSYLTNLECYCDNSFVTCVQGDGLILSTTSGSTAYSLAAGGSMVHPQVPGILFTPICPHSLSFRPLILPEHVTVRIMVPFNSRSPAWASFDGKDRKLLAAGDALLCSMAPWPVPTACQVDSTNDFLRSIHDGLHWNLRKTQSFDGPRDRDL from the exons GATTCCTTTGGACATGAGGAGGCAAGTGTTTCGTGCTCAAAGCCAGAGAATGGTTGTGTTGATTCACTTTCTATTTTCCATTCCGAGAAGGCAGTGGAAGAACTTCTTCAACAAACTCCTGTTGCAGGAATGGATGAACATCTTATAGAGTTCTCAGAAGCTTTGAGAA CTGTTGCGAAGGCATTAAGACGAGCTGCTGAAGGAAAGGCTTCTGCACAAGCTGAGGCTGCTGAATGGAAATGGAGATATGAGCTGGAGAGAACCAGGAATATTCAGATGGAGCAAAAAG TATCAGGCAACAATAACTGTGAAATGCTACGACATTGGTGGATTCGATCTTCTCTAGATAATGCAATGGACATGTTAAGAATTATGCTTCCATGTCTTTTCTTCTGGGAGGTTGGGAAAGAACAAAATAAGAGAATAGCAGAAG CTCGCATGGCAGAGCAGTTCTCTGCAGAGAAAAATGGTGATCTTGATTGCGAGAGGGTAAAAAACTCCGACAACCAATCAATGCTGCAGAATGAATCAAATGAGCATTCTGAGACAGGCTGCATGAAGCATGGGATTTGGTCGCATGAGGTTCTTCGTGACAGAGAATCAGATTCAAATTCCAATGCAGATCGTAATAAGATTATGAGAAAG GCATCTTTTAAACTTTCATGGTGGTGCAATGGTGAGAATGGTGATCAGCACAAACATGACATTGTCTCTTTTGAAAGAGGGAATATTACAACGGCAGAACGCAGTAGTAAACAG ATTTCTCTGAAGTGGGAATCTGACCCGCAGACTGTGCTTATTTTGACAAAACCAAATTCGGTTTCTGTTCGGATTCTTTGTGTACAAATGGTCAG ATGGTTGAGAGAGAGGAAAAAGTTAAATGTTTATGTTGAACCACGTGTGAAGGTTGAACTTCTAGCAGAGTCATCCAACTTCAGCTATGTACAAACATGGAAAGATG ACAGTGAAATTTCACACCTACACATGAAAGTTGATCTGGTGATAACTCTTGGTGGCGATGGAACCGTTCTATGG GCAGCATCAATGTTCAAGGGACCTGTTCCTCCAATTGTTCCATTTTCATTAG ATAGTGAACATTTCAAAGATTGCCTTGATTCGGTCTTGAGGGGACCCATCAGTATAACGTTACGGCACCGCTTGCTATGCCGTGTTGTTAGAGATGCTGCTAAAAATGAGTACGAAACAGAAGAACCTTTTCTTGTTCTAAATGAGGTTACAATTGACCGTGGAATATCATCATACCTCACGAACCTGGAATGCTATTGCGACAATTCCTTTGTTACATGTGTGCAAGGGGATGGTTTAATTTTATCAACTACATCTGGTAGCACTGCATATTCATTGGCAGCTGGAGGATCAATGGTCCACCCACAG GTCCCTGGTATCTTGTTCACACCAATCTGTCCTCATTCATTATCCTTTCGACCCCTGATATTGCCTGAGCATGTAACAGTCCGGATTATGGTGCCGTTCAATAGCAGAAGTCCGGCTTGGGCATCATTCGATGGAAAGGACAGGAAACTGTTGGCTGCTGGGGATGCTCTTCTGTGCAGCATGGCACCTTGGCCTGTGCCTACAGCTTGTCAAGTTGATTCTACTAATGACTTTTTACGCAGTATCCATGACGGCCTCCATTGGAATCTGAGAAAGACGCAGTCATTTGATGGCCCTCGGGATCGGGATCTATAA
- the LOC107891417 gene encoding NAD(H) kinase 1 isoform X5, whose translation MSPSKLDSTDSFGHEEASVSCSKPENGCVDSLSIFHSEKAVEELLQQTPVAGMDEHLIEFSEALRTVAKALRRAAEGKASAQAEAAEWKWRYELERTRNIQMEQKARMAEQFSAEKNGDLDCERVKNSDNQSMLQNESNEHSETGCMKHGIWSHEVLRDRESDSNSNADRNKIMRKASFKLSWWCNGENGDQHKHDIVSFERGNITTAERSSKQISLKWESDPQTVLILTKPNSVSVRILCVQMVRWLRERKKLNVYVEPRVKVELLAESSNFSYVQTWKDDSEISHLHMKVDLVITLGGDGTVLWAASMFKGPVPPIVPFSLGSLGFMTPFHSEHFKDCLDSVLRGPISITLRHRLLCRVVRDAAKNEYETEEPFLVLNEVTIDRGISSYLTNLECYCDNSFVTCVQGDGLILSTTSGSTAYSLAAGGSMVHPQVPGILFTPICPHSLSFRPLILPEHVTVRIMVPFNSRSPAWASFDGKDRKLLAAGDALLCSMAPWPVPTACQVDSTNDFLRSIHDGLHWNLRKTQSFDGPRDRDL comes from the exons GATTCCTTTGGACATGAGGAGGCAAGTGTTTCGTGCTCAAAGCCAGAGAATGGTTGTGTTGATTCACTTTCTATTTTCCATTCCGAGAAGGCAGTGGAAGAACTTCTTCAACAAACTCCTGTTGCAGGAATGGATGAACATCTTATAGAGTTCTCAGAAGCTTTGAGAA CTGTTGCGAAGGCATTAAGACGAGCTGCTGAAGGAAAGGCTTCTGCACAAGCTGAGGCTGCTGAATGGAAATGGAGATATGAGCTGGAGAGAACCAGGAATATTCAGATGGAGCAAAAAG CTCGCATGGCAGAGCAGTTCTCTGCAGAGAAAAATGGTGATCTTGATTGCGAGAGGGTAAAAAACTCCGACAACCAATCAATGCTGCAGAATGAATCAAATGAGCATTCTGAGACAGGCTGCATGAAGCATGGGATTTGGTCGCATGAGGTTCTTCGTGACAGAGAATCAGATTCAAATTCCAATGCAGATCGTAATAAGATTATGAGAAAG GCATCTTTTAAACTTTCATGGTGGTGCAATGGTGAGAATGGTGATCAGCACAAACATGACATTGTCTCTTTTGAAAGAGGGAATATTACAACGGCAGAACGCAGTAGTAAACAG ATTTCTCTGAAGTGGGAATCTGACCCGCAGACTGTGCTTATTTTGACAAAACCAAATTCGGTTTCTGTTCGGATTCTTTGTGTACAAATGGTCAG ATGGTTGAGAGAGAGGAAAAAGTTAAATGTTTATGTTGAACCACGTGTGAAGGTTGAACTTCTAGCAGAGTCATCCAACTTCAGCTATGTACAAACATGGAAAGATG ACAGTGAAATTTCACACCTACACATGAAAGTTGATCTGGTGATAACTCTTGGTGGCGATGGAACCGTTCTATGG GCAGCATCAATGTTCAAGGGACCTGTTCCTCCAATTGTTCCATTTTCATTAGGTTCTTTGGGCTTTATGACTCCTTTTC ATAGTGAACATTTCAAAGATTGCCTTGATTCGGTCTTGAGGGGACCCATCAGTATAACGTTACGGCACCGCTTGCTATGCCGTGTTGTTAGAGATGCTGCTAAAAATGAGTACGAAACAGAAGAACCTTTTCTTGTTCTAAATGAGGTTACAATTGACCGTGGAATATCATCATACCTCACGAACCTGGAATGCTATTGCGACAATTCCTTTGTTACATGTGTGCAAGGGGATGGTTTAATTTTATCAACTACATCTGGTAGCACTGCATATTCATTGGCAGCTGGAGGATCAATGGTCCACCCACAG GTCCCTGGTATCTTGTTCACACCAATCTGTCCTCATTCATTATCCTTTCGACCCCTGATATTGCCTGAGCATGTAACAGTCCGGATTATGGTGCCGTTCAATAGCAGAAGTCCGGCTTGGGCATCATTCGATGGAAAGGACAGGAAACTGTTGGCTGCTGGGGATGCTCTTCTGTGCAGCATGGCACCTTGGCCTGTGCCTACAGCTTGTCAAGTTGATTCTACTAATGACTTTTTACGCAGTATCCATGACGGCCTCCATTGGAATCTGAGAAAGACGCAGTCATTTGATGGCCCTCGGGATCGGGATCTATAA